A genomic segment from Bradyrhizobium sp. ISRA430 encodes:
- a CDS encoding carbon-phosphorus lyase complex subunit PhnI: MYVAVKGGERAIENAHRLLAHARRGDRSVPEVTLDQISEQLGLAVDRVMSEGSLYDRELAARAIKQARGDLIEAIFLVRAFRATLPRFGASEPIDTGAMRVQRRVSSTFKDIPGGQILGPTFDYTHRLLDPTLAEGFVPEVPATAEASPAATPRVTDILGRDGLIESSPQAEEGASVGDLTREPLNFPADRDLRLQNLARGDEGFLLAMGYSTQRGYGRNHPFAGEIRFGEVEVEFFAEDVGFAVPLGAIELTECQMVNQFKGSATEAPCFTRGYGLAFGQSERKTMSMALVDRALRARELGEEVGAPAQDEEFVMSHSDNVQATGFVEHLKLPHYVDFQSELGLLRKLRQEFAEANAVEPMKEAAE, translated from the coding sequence ATGTATGTCGCAGTCAAAGGCGGCGAACGCGCCATCGAGAACGCCCATCGCCTGCTGGCCCATGCGCGGCGCGGCGACCGGAGCGTTCCGGAGGTCACGCTCGATCAGATATCCGAGCAGCTCGGCCTCGCCGTCGACCGCGTCATGAGCGAGGGGTCGCTCTATGACCGCGAGCTCGCGGCGCGCGCGATCAAGCAGGCGCGCGGCGATCTGATCGAGGCGATCTTCCTGGTCCGCGCCTTTCGCGCCACCCTGCCGCGCTTCGGCGCGAGCGAGCCGATCGACACCGGCGCGATGCGGGTGCAGCGGCGGGTATCATCGACCTTCAAGGACATTCCGGGCGGCCAGATTCTCGGGCCGACCTTCGACTATACGCATCGCCTGCTCGATCCGACTCTGGCAGAGGGATTTGTACCGGAGGTGCCGGCGACGGCGGAAGCGTCGCCCGCGGCCACGCCGCGTGTGACCGACATTCTGGGCCGCGACGGACTGATCGAGTCCTCGCCGCAAGCCGAAGAGGGCGCAAGCGTCGGCGATCTCACGCGCGAGCCGCTGAACTTCCCGGCCGATCGCGACCTGCGCCTGCAGAATCTGGCGCGCGGTGACGAAGGCTTTCTGCTGGCGATGGGCTATTCAACCCAGCGCGGCTACGGCCGCAACCATCCTTTCGCCGGCGAGATCCGGTTTGGCGAAGTCGAGGTCGAATTCTTCGCGGAGGACGTCGGTTTCGCGGTGCCGCTCGGCGCTATCGAACTCACCGAATGCCAGATGGTCAACCAGTTCAAGGGTTCGGCCACCGAGGCGCCGTGCTTCACCCGCGGCTATGGCCTCGCCTTCGGCCAGAGCGAGCGCAAGACCATGTCGATGGCGCTGGTCGACCGTGCGCTCCGGGCGCGCGAGCTCGGCGAGGAGGTGGGGGCGCCGGCGCAGGACGAGGAATTCGTGATGTCGCATTCGGACAACGTCCAGGCGACCGGCTTCGTCGAGCATCTGAAGCTGCCGCACTATGTCGACTTCCAGTCCGAGCTCGGCCTGCTGCGCAAGCTGCGTCAGGAATTCGCAGAGGCCAATGCGGTCGAGCCGATGAAGGAGGCCGCGGAATGA
- a CDS encoding alpha-D-ribose 1-methylphosphonate 5-phosphate C-P-lyase PhnJ, which translates to MNAPAYNFAYLDEQTKRMIRRAILKAIAIPGYQVPFASREMPMPYGWGTGGVQVTAAILGPRDVLKVIDQGSDDTTNAISIRKFFAKTAGVATTTATEDATVIQTRHRIPEAALQENQVLVYQVPIPEPLRFLEPRETETRRMHALGEYGLMHVKLYEDIARFGHIATAYAYPVKVNARYVMDPSPTPKFDNPKMDNCPALQLFGAGREKRIYAIPPYTQVVSLDFEDHPFEPYRFNAPCALCGAENSYLDEIVTDDRGGRMFVCSDTDYCEGRQAAGHHGSLSAAPYKERAQGGSNG; encoded by the coding sequence ATGAACGCGCCTGCCTACAATTTCGCCTATCTCGACGAACAAACCAAACGGATGATCCGTCGCGCGATCCTCAAGGCGATCGCAATCCCCGGCTATCAGGTGCCGTTTGCCAGCCGCGAAATGCCGATGCCCTATGGCTGGGGCACCGGCGGCGTGCAGGTGACCGCGGCGATCCTCGGTCCTCGGGACGTGCTGAAGGTGATCGACCAGGGTTCCGACGACACCACGAACGCGATCTCGATCCGCAAATTCTTCGCCAAGACCGCCGGAGTTGCCACGACGACCGCGACGGAAGATGCGACCGTGATCCAGACCCGTCACCGCATCCCCGAGGCGGCGCTGCAAGAAAATCAGGTGCTGGTCTACCAGGTGCCGATTCCCGAGCCGCTACGCTTCCTCGAGCCGCGCGAGACCGAGACGCGGCGCATGCATGCGCTCGGCGAATACGGCCTGATGCATGTGAAGCTCTACGAGGACATCGCCCGCTTCGGTCACATCGCGACCGCCTACGCCTATCCGGTGAAGGTGAACGCGCGCTATGTGATGGACCCGTCGCCGACGCCGAAATTCGACAATCCGAAGATGGATAACTGCCCGGCGCTGCAGCTCTTCGGCGCCGGCCGCGAGAAGCGCATCTATGCGATCCCGCCCTACACGCAGGTGGTATCGCTCGATTTCGAGGACCATCCGTTCGAGCCCTACCGCTTCAACGCGCCTTGCGCGCTGTGCGGGGCGGAAAATTCCTACCTCGACGAGATCGTCACCGACGACAGGGGCGGACGCATGTTCGTGTGCTCGGACACCGATTATTGCGAGGGCCGCCAGGCCGCCGGCCATCACGGCAGCCTGAGTGCCGCGCCTTACAAGGAGAGGGCGCAAGGGGGATCAAATGGTTGA
- the phnK gene encoding phosphonate C-P lyase system protein PhnK gives MVDQEKVENDQPLLIAEALSKSYGRIAACRDVSFALYPGEVLAIVGESGSGKSTLLQLLSGQLAPSGGCVSYRMRDGVRRDLATLGEAERRFLFRTDWGYVHQDPAQGLRMAVSAGANVGERLMAVGWNHYGRIRDTASDWLTRVEIDVARIDDAPRTYSGGMRQRLQIARNLVTEPRLVFMDEPTGGLDVSVQARLLDLLRNLVAELHLAVVIVTHDLAVARLLSHRVMVMKGGRVIETGLTDQVLDDPREPYTQLLVSSILPP, from the coding sequence ATGGTTGACCAGGAGAAGGTCGAGAACGATCAGCCGCTGCTGATCGCGGAGGCCTTGAGCAAATCCTACGGCAGGATCGCCGCCTGCCGCGACGTCTCCTTTGCGCTCTATCCGGGCGAGGTGCTGGCGATCGTCGGCGAATCCGGCTCGGGCAAGTCGACGCTGCTGCAATTGTTGTCGGGCCAGCTCGCGCCGAGCGGGGGCTGCGTGTCCTACCGGATGCGCGATGGCGTCAGGCGTGACCTTGCGACGCTTGGCGAGGCTGAGCGGCGCTTTCTGTTCCGCACCGATTGGGGCTATGTGCACCAGGATCCGGCGCAGGGCCTGCGCATGGCGGTCTCGGCCGGCGCCAATGTCGGCGAGCGGTTGATGGCGGTGGGCTGGAATCACTACGGCCGTATCCGCGACACCGCGTCCGACTGGCTGACGCGGGTCGAGATCGACGTCGCGCGCATCGACGATGCGCCGCGTACCTATTCCGGCGGCATGCGCCAGCGCCTCCAGATCGCCCGCAATCTCGTTACCGAGCCGCGCCTTGTGTTCATGGACGAGCCGACCGGCGGCCTCGACGTCTCCGTGCAGGCCCGCCTGCTCGATCTGTTGCGCAACCTCGTCGCCGAACTGCACCTCGCCGTCGTCATCGTCACCCACGATCTCGCGGTCGCGCGGCTGTTGTCGCATCGCGTGATGGTGATGAAGGGCGGCCGTGTCATCGAGACCGGCCTCACCGACCAGGTGCTCGACGATCCGCGCGAGCCCTACACCCAACTCCTCGTTTCCTCGATTCTGCCGCCATGA
- the phnL gene encoding phosphonate C-P lyase system protein PhnL, giving the protein MTAMIDIADAKKTFTMHLQGGIELPVVRGVTFHVDPGECVVLSGPSGAGKSSILKMIFGNYRCDSGRIGIRHRGGLIDLATAEPRQVLNVRRSTIGYVSQFLRAVPRVATIDVVAEPLIAGGMARADAQQRAGGLLHRLNIPERLWQLPPATFSGGEQQRVNIARGFISDLPILLLDEPTASLDAANRAVVVELIGEKKRRGVAMVAIVHDDEIRHLIADRIVDVTTFAAAA; this is encoded by the coding sequence ATGACTGCCATGATCGACATCGCCGATGCCAAGAAGACCTTTACGATGCACCTGCAAGGCGGCATCGAGCTGCCAGTGGTCCGCGGCGTGACCTTCCACGTCGATCCCGGCGAATGCGTCGTGCTGTCCGGTCCGTCCGGTGCAGGCAAGTCGTCGATCCTGAAGATGATATTCGGGAACTATCGCTGCGACTCCGGCCGCATCGGCATTCGCCACCGCGGCGGGCTGATCGACCTCGCCACCGCCGAACCGCGGCAGGTCCTCAACGTCCGCCGTTCGACCATCGGTTATGTCAGCCAGTTTCTGCGCGCGGTGCCGCGGGTTGCCACCATCGACGTCGTCGCCGAGCCCCTGATCGCTGGTGGTATGGCGCGTGCCGACGCGCAGCAGCGCGCAGGCGGCCTGCTGCATCGGCTCAACATTCCCGAACGGCTCTGGCAGCTTCCGCCGGCGACGTTTTCCGGCGGCGAGCAGCAGCGCGTCAACATCGCGCGCGGTTTCATTTCGGACCTGCCGATCCTGCTGCTCGACGAACCGACCGCCTCCCTCGATGCCGCTAATCGCGCCGTGGTAGTCGAGCTGATCGGCGAGAAGAAGCGCCGCGGCGTCGCAATGGTCGCGATTGTCCATGACGACGAGATCCGCCATTTGATCGCCGACCGCATCGTCGACGTCACCACCTTTGCCGCCGCGGCCTGA
- a CDS encoding alpha-D-ribose 1-methylphosphonate 5-triphosphate diphosphatase, with the protein MNAKPNETVIANARIVLADRVIERGWVAVADGSIAEIGEGRAPAGAEDAGGDLLTPGLIELHTDHLEAHYVPRPKVFWDPVAAVLSYDGQLATSGITTVLDSLRVWREDGAEEVDGRAGTLAAAISVARENNLLRADHFLHLRCEIPMPSVVEEAKELVDRPDVRLMSLMDHTPGQRQFRDEVKLRDYYRGKGGGKTDAELDALFARRFEYQKAYATTNMRAIVALAHEHGIPLASHDDTTEENVADAVRDRVAVAEFPTTIEAARGLHRAGIDILMGAPNVVRGGSHSGNIAAVDLAREGLLDILSSDYIPSSLLMAALQLPEHVPAIDLPAAIRTVTKAPADAVGLSDRGEIAIGKRADLIRVHLAGRVPAVRSVWREGSRVA; encoded by the coding sequence ATGAACGCCAAGCCGAATGAAACCGTGATCGCCAACGCCAGGATCGTGCTGGCCGACCGGGTGATCGAACGGGGCTGGGTTGCCGTTGCGGACGGGAGCATCGCCGAGATCGGCGAGGGCAGGGCGCCCGCGGGCGCGGAGGATGCCGGCGGCGATCTGCTCACGCCCGGCCTGATCGAGCTCCACACCGACCATCTCGAGGCGCACTACGTGCCGCGCCCAAAGGTGTTCTGGGATCCGGTCGCGGCTGTCCTCTCCTATGACGGCCAGCTCGCCACTTCGGGCATCACCACCGTGCTCGATTCGCTGCGGGTCTGGCGCGAGGACGGCGCCGAGGAGGTCGATGGCCGAGCGGGCACGCTCGCGGCGGCGATCTCGGTCGCGCGCGAGAACAATCTGCTGCGCGCCGATCACTTCCTGCATCTGCGCTGCGAAATCCCGATGCCGAGCGTGGTCGAGGAGGCCAAGGAGCTGGTCGACCGCCCCGATGTGCGGCTGATGTCGCTGATGGACCACACTCCCGGCCAGCGCCAGTTCCGCGACGAGGTCAAGCTGCGCGACTATTATCGCGGCAAGGGCGGCGGCAAGACCGATGCCGAGCTCGACGCGCTGTTCGCGCGGCGCTTCGAGTACCAGAAGGCCTACGCCACGACCAACATGCGCGCGATCGTGGCGCTGGCGCATGAACATGGCATCCCGTTGGCGAGCCATGACGACACCACCGAGGAGAACGTCGCGGACGCCGTGCGCGACCGCGTGGCGGTGGCGGAATTCCCGACCACGATCGAGGCCGCGCGCGGGCTCCATCGGGCCGGCATCGATATCCTGATGGGCGCGCCCAACGTCGTGCGTGGCGGCTCGCACTCCGGCAACATCGCTGCGGTCGACCTCGCGCGCGAGGGTCTGCTCGACATCCTGTCGTCCGACTACATCCCCTCCAGCCTGCTGATGGCGGCACTGCAACTGCCGGAGCATGTGCCGGCGATCGATCTGCCCGCGGCGATCCGCACCGTGACCAAGGCCCCGGCGGACGCGGTCGGGCTCTCCGATCGCGGCGAGATTGCGATCGGCAAGCGCGCCGACCTGATCCGTGTACACCTTGCCGGCCGCGTTCCCGCGGTCCGCAGCGTCTGGCGTGAAGGAAGCCGCGTCGCATGA
- the phnN gene encoding phosphonate metabolism protein/1,5-bisphosphokinase (PRPP-forming) PhnN, whose product MSEIVAIAQEQASAIGPGRLVLVVGPSGAGKDTLLRLAQAACIDDHNVAFPRRVVTRESSVAEDNLAVSPDEFRRALDHGDFAVHWQAHGHCYALPREINDDIRAGRTVVINVSRTVIGELRGAYANVVVVAITAPPDVLAQRLAARARLSDGNIAERLARSVEETAAQADVTIVNAGSAEYHGRQLVRVIRNEGWHE is encoded by the coding sequence ATGAGCGAGATAGTGGCGATTGCGCAGGAGCAGGCGTCCGCGATCGGGCCGGGACGGCTTGTCCTCGTGGTCGGTCCGAGCGGCGCAGGCAAGGACACGTTGCTGCGGCTCGCACAAGCAGCCTGCATCGACGATCACAACGTCGCCTTCCCCCGCCGTGTCGTGACGCGGGAATCGTCGGTGGCCGAAGACAATTTGGCTGTCAGTCCCGACGAATTCCGGCGCGCCCTCGACCACGGCGATTTCGCCGTGCATTGGCAGGCGCACGGGCATTGCTACGCCCTGCCGCGCGAAATCAACGACGACATCCGTGCGGGTCGGACGGTCGTCATTAATGTCTCGCGCACGGTGATTGGCGAGCTGCGCGGCGCTTATGCCAATGTCGTGGTGGTCGCGATCACGGCGCCGCCGGACGTGCTGGCCCAGCGGCTCGCCGCGCGGGCACGACTCAGCGATGGCAACATCGCGGAGCGGCTCGCCCGCAGCGTCGAGGAGACGGCAGCGCAGGCAGATGTCACTATCGTCAATGCCGGCAGCGCCGAGTACCACGGCCGCCAGCTCGTGCGCGTGATCAGGAACGAAGGCTGGCACGAGTAG
- a CDS encoding pyridoxamine 5'-phosphate oxidase family protein: protein MSVIETVEQLEAIYGVTNDASTVKVADHVTPLYRIFIEKAPFAALATIGPEGIDCSPRGDLPGFVRIHDPKTLMLPDRRGNNRVDSLRNIVRDPRVALMFLIPGSGNAIRVNGRAHLSVDPELLASFKVDGKAPRSVMVMTVEEIYFQCARAIVRSDLWNPDRRVDPKTLPTPGQILAEMSQNKVGGEEYDRIWPERAAATMW from the coding sequence ATGTCGGTGATTGAAACGGTCGAACAACTCGAAGCCATCTACGGTGTCACCAACGACGCCTCGACCGTGAAAGTCGCCGACCATGTTACGCCGCTTTATCGCATCTTCATCGAGAAGGCGCCGTTCGCGGCACTCGCGACCATAGGGCCGGAGGGCATCGACTGCTCTCCGCGCGGCGATCTGCCCGGCTTCGTCCGGATTCATGATCCGAAGACACTGATGCTGCCGGATCGCCGCGGCAACAATCGGGTCGATTCCCTGCGCAACATCGTGCGCGATCCGCGCGTCGCGTTGATGTTCCTGATCCCCGGCTCGGGCAACGCGATCCGCGTCAACGGCCGTGCCCATCTCTCCGTCGATCCCGAGCTGCTGGCCTCTTTCAAGGTCGACGGCAAGGCGCCGCGCAGCGTCATGGTGATGACGGTGGAGGAGATTTATTTCCAGTGCGCCCGAGCCATCGTCCGCTCCGACCTCTGGAATCCCGACAGGCGCGTCGATCCGAAGACGCTGCCGACACCCGGCCAGATTCTCGCCGAGATGAGCCAGAACAAGGTCGGCGGCGAAGAATACGACCGCATCTGGCCCGAGCGCGCCGCGGCGACGATGTGGTAG
- a CDS encoding SDR family NAD(P)-dependent oxidoreductase: MADNLKGHTALVTGGSRGIGAAVCRALAEAGAAVAINCRERIGQAEQLANEISKRGGRAIAVAADVSQREAVAGMIEHVAAVLGPVDILVNNAGIAITRGVDDLTEDDFDRTMLVNLKSAFLCTQAVLPAMRARKWGRIVNISSGAARGAGAIGPHYNASKAGVEGLTRGYAARLVKEGITVNAVAPSLIETDMMSGQPQLVSRIPLGRFGTADEVAKAVMLLVDNAYMTGQTVALSGGMAFN; encoded by the coding sequence ATGGCGGACAATTTGAAAGGGCATACCGCGCTCGTCACCGGCGGCTCGCGCGGGATCGGCGCGGCGGTCTGCCGCGCATTGGCCGAGGCCGGCGCGGCCGTGGCAATCAACTGCCGCGAGCGGATCGGACAGGCCGAGCAATTGGCGAACGAGATCAGCAAACGTGGCGGTCGCGCAATCGCCGTGGCCGCCGACGTGTCGCAGCGCGAGGCCGTCGCCGGAATGATCGAGCACGTAGCGGCGGTGCTCGGCCCCGTCGACATCCTCGTCAACAATGCCGGCATCGCCATCACGCGCGGCGTCGATGATCTCACCGAAGACGATTTCGACCGCACGATGCTCGTCAACCTGAAATCCGCCTTCCTGTGCACGCAGGCGGTGCTACCGGCGATGCGCGCGCGGAAATGGGGCCGCATCGTCAACATCTCCTCCGGTGCGGCGCGAGGCGCCGGCGCGATCGGGCCGCACTACAATGCGTCGAAGGCCGGCGTGGAGGGTCTGACGCGCGGCTATGCAGCACGCCTGGTGAAGGAAGGAATCACCGTCAATGCGGTGGCACCCTCGCTGATCGAGACCGACATGATGAGCGGTCAGCCGCAACTCGTCAGCCGCATCCCGCTCGGCCGCTTCGGCACCGCGGACGAGGTCGCCAAGGCCGTGATGCTGCTGGTCGACAACGCCTACATGACCGGACAGACGGTCGCGCTCAGCGGCGGGATGGCGTTTAATTGA
- a CDS encoding DUF6496 domain-containing protein: protein MPRQEVVRKAKQDKRTGKSPSTQAGEFVKDEIDKIRKGKHGARSTRQAIAIGLSEARRAGVDLPPPRKGRTKKATRRSAKYAYEAGQGKRHPKKRPRVSRAVEGVLKKEPRSAASRRALSKQGKRAASHRSAASRSAAARKASRTKGAKARSTAAKKAARTRARRRR from the coding sequence ATGCCAAGACAGGAAGTCGTTCGCAAAGCCAAGCAGGACAAGCGCACGGGCAAGTCGCCGAGCACGCAGGCCGGCGAATTCGTCAAGGACGAGATCGACAAGATCAGGAAGGGCAAGCATGGCGCGCGCTCGACGCGCCAGGCCATCGCCATCGGTCTCTCCGAGGCGCGGCGCGCCGGCGTCGATCTGCCGCCGCCACGCAAAGGGCGGACCAAGAAGGCTACGCGCCGCAGCGCCAAATACGCCTATGAGGCCGGCCAGGGCAAGCGGCATCCGAAGAAGCGACCGCGCGTGTCGCGCGCGGTGGAAGGAGTCCTGAAGAAGGAGCCGCGATCAGCCGCATCGCGCCGCGCGCTGTCGAAGCAAGGCAAGCGCGCCGCGAGCCATCGCAGCGCCGCGTCGCGTTCGGCCGCCGCGCGCAAGGCCAGCCGCACCAAGGGCGCCAAGGCCCGCTCCACCGCCGCGAAGAAGGCGGCACGCACCAGGGCACGCCGCCGGCGTTGA
- a CDS encoding alpha/beta hydrolase, protein MKLSVNGAEVFVATGGREFDKSLPAVVFIHGAGFDHSTWALHTRWFAHHGFGVLAPDLPGHGRSAGPSLPGIAEMADWTAALLDAAGAAKAHLIGHSMGSLISLETAARHPDRVSALSLIGTAATMTVGPDLLKAAEANDQDAIDMVSIWGLGFKAELGGSLAPGLWMHGGAQAVLKACEPDVLFRDLSACNSYTNALTAAASVKVPTTLILGERDMMTPAKAGKALAAAIPHARTVVVPGAGHMIMAERPDELLAALRN, encoded by the coding sequence ATGAAGCTCTCCGTCAACGGCGCCGAGGTGTTTGTCGCGACCGGCGGCCGCGAATTCGACAAGTCCCTGCCCGCGGTGGTGTTCATCCATGGCGCAGGCTTCGACCATTCGACCTGGGCGCTGCACACGCGCTGGTTCGCGCACCATGGGTTTGGCGTGCTGGCGCCTGACCTGCCCGGCCATGGCCGTTCGGCCGGCCCCTCGCTCCCAGGCATCGCGGAGATGGCTGACTGGACGGCTGCGCTGCTCGACGCCGCCGGCGCGGCCAAGGCGCATCTGATCGGCCACTCCATGGGATCGCTGATCTCGCTGGAGACCGCCGCGCGGCATCCCGACAGGGTCTCCGCGCTGAGCCTGATCGGCACCGCCGCGACCATGACGGTCGGACCGGATCTCCTAAAGGCCGCCGAAGCCAACGATCAGGATGCCATCGACATGGTCTCGATCTGGGGTCTCGGCTTCAAGGCCGAGCTCGGCGGCAGCCTCGCGCCGGGCCTGTGGATGCATGGCGGCGCGCAGGCGGTGCTTAAAGCTTGCGAGCCGGACGTGCTGTTCAGGGACCTATCCGCCTGCAATTCCTATACGAATGCCCTCACCGCTGCCGCCAGCGTCAAGGTGCCGACCACGCTCATCCTGGGCGAACGGGACATGATGACGCCGGCGAAGGCCGGCAAGGCGCTCGCGGCGGCGATCCCGCATGCGAGGACCGTCGTGGTGCCGGGCGCAGGCCACATGATCATGGCCGAGCGTCCCGACGAATTGCTGGCGGCGCTGAGGAACTGA
- a CDS encoding O-acetylhomoserine aminocarboxypropyltransferase, protein MPAPKPPAFETLSLHAGQHPDPVTGARAVPIYQTTSYVFQDSDHAAALFNLERAGHIYTRISNPTTGVLEERLAALEGGVGAICTASGQAAMHLAIATLLNAGDHIVASSSLYGGTINLLAHTLPRFGITTTFVKPRDLDAFRSALKPNTKLVIGETIGNPGLEVLDIPKVAAIAHDAKIPLLIDNTFATPYLSRPIELGADIVMHSATKWIGGHGIAIGGAVIDGGRFDWRASAKFGVLTEPYGGYHGIVFDEQFGTAAFIMRARTEGLRDFGACLSPTNAFQLLQGVETLGVRMDRHMQNTHLVLEALKANKAVDWVLHPSLENHPDYRLAKQLLPRGAGSIVSFGIKGGRAAGRKFIESLRMISHLANVGDAKTLVIHPASTTHQQMDAEQLKAAGVGEELVRLSVGIETASDIIDDLAQALRISQKV, encoded by the coding sequence ATGCCCGCGCCCAAGCCGCCAGCCTTTGAGACCCTGAGCCTGCATGCGGGCCAGCATCCGGATCCAGTGACCGGCGCCCGAGCGGTGCCGATCTACCAGACCACGTCCTACGTGTTCCAGGATTCCGATCACGCGGCGGCGCTGTTCAACCTCGAGCGGGCCGGCCACATCTATACCCGCATCTCCAATCCGACCACGGGCGTGCTCGAGGAGCGTCTCGCGGCGCTGGAAGGCGGCGTTGGCGCAATCTGCACCGCAAGCGGTCAGGCGGCGATGCATCTGGCCATCGCCACGCTCCTCAATGCCGGCGACCACATCGTGGCGTCGAGCTCGCTCTATGGCGGCACGATCAACCTGCTCGCGCACACGCTGCCACGCTTCGGCATCACCACGACATTCGTGAAGCCACGCGACCTCGACGCCTTCCGCTCGGCGCTCAAGCCGAACACAAAACTCGTGATCGGCGAGACCATCGGCAATCCCGGGCTCGAGGTGCTGGACATTCCGAAGGTCGCGGCCATCGCGCATGATGCGAAAATCCCCCTGCTGATCGACAACACCTTTGCCACGCCCTATCTCAGCCGCCCGATCGAGCTAGGGGCCGACATCGTCATGCATTCGGCGACCAAATGGATCGGCGGACACGGCATCGCGATCGGCGGCGCCGTCATCGACGGCGGCCGCTTCGACTGGCGCGCGTCGGCCAAGTTCGGCGTGCTGACGGAGCCCTATGGCGGCTATCACGGCATCGTCTTCGACGAGCAATTCGGCACCGCCGCCTTCATCATGCGCGCACGCACGGAGGGCTTGCGCGATTTCGGCGCCTGCCTGTCGCCGACCAATGCGTTCCAGCTCCTGCAGGGCGTGGAGACGCTCGGCGTGCGCATGGACCGCCACATGCAGAACACGCATCTGGTGCTGGAGGCGCTGAAGGCCAACAAGGCGGTCGACTGGGTGCTGCACCCTTCGCTGGAGAATCACCCCGACTACCGGCTTGCCAAGCAGCTTCTGCCGCGCGGCGCCGGCTCGATCGTCTCCTTCGGCATCAAGGGCGGGCGAGCCGCCGGCCGCAAATTCATCGAGTCGCTGCGCATGATCAGCCATCTCGCCAATGTCGGCGATGCCAAGACGCTGGTGATCCATCCCGCCAGCACCACGCATCAGCAGATGGATGCCGAGCAGCTCAAGGCCGCCGGCGTCGGCGAGGAGCTGGTGCGGTTGTCGGTCGGCATCGAGACGGCCTCCGACATCATTGACGATCTCGCCCAAGCGCTGCGCATCTCGCAAAAGGTCTGA
- a CDS encoding IclR family transcriptional regulator yields MDKTPGLSAEPRRGAQAIRRALAVLRILAAGREDGVPLTEVVQVTGLTRPTVHRIVHVLIEEGIVERQGKTGRYAIGNQVPELALARARPSPLLVAAGPSLRRASADIGDTLFLTVRTGNDTLCVDRRIGAYPIQVLSIEVGARRPLGVSSAGVAILAAMAAQDARKVVAANEKRFDAYRTDVATVLAQVTAARRRGYNLREIGLVQGTKSISTWIKTPDGRPAAAMTVSAVRTRLGPRREQEVVDILLREARAIEQNIRSGFG; encoded by the coding sequence ATGGACAAGACACCCGGCCTCTCCGCGGAACCGCGACGGGGCGCGCAGGCGATCCGGCGCGCGCTCGCGGTGCTGCGCATTCTTGCCGCAGGCCGCGAGGACGGTGTGCCGCTGACCGAGGTCGTGCAGGTCACCGGCCTCACCCGTCCGACGGTGCATCGCATCGTCCACGTGCTGATCGAGGAAGGTATAGTCGAACGGCAGGGCAAGACCGGCCGTTACGCGATCGGCAACCAAGTGCCGGAATTGGCGCTGGCCCGCGCCCGGCCTTCGCCGCTGCTGGTTGCGGCAGGCCCTTCGCTGCGGCGCGCATCCGCCGACATCGGCGACACGCTGTTCCTGACGGTGCGGACCGGAAACGACACGCTGTGCGTCGACCGCAGGATCGGCGCCTATCCGATCCAGGTGCTATCGATCGAGGTCGGCGCGCGCCGGCCGCTCGGCGTCAGCAGCGCGGGCGTCGCGATCCTTGCCGCAATGGCGGCGCAGGACGCGCGAAAAGTCGTCGCGGCCAACGAGAAGCGGTTCGACGCCTACCGCACCGATGTCGCGACCGTGCTCGCCCAGGTCACCGCAGCGCGGCGGCGGGGATACAATTTGCGCGAGATCGGCTTGGTGCAGGGCACGAAATCGATCTCCACCTGGATCAAGACTCCCGACGGGCGGCCCGCCGCGGCAATGACCGTCTCCGCCGTGCGGACGCGGCTCGGCCCCCGCCGTGAGCAGGAAGTCGTGGACATCCTGCTGCGCGAGGCCCGCGCCATCGAGCAGAACATCCGGAGTGGGTTTGGCTAG